A genomic stretch from Desulfohalobium retbaense DSM 5692 includes:
- a CDS encoding FlgO family outer membrane protein, translating to MRFKQLILIALLVMTAAVAVSCAPNRPYNQQMSKQQADIVEVTSDAADRLLGSCNVFVDTQKPIIVTSLVDIDDMQKSSTLGRMSSEIIANRLASHGYSVREVKMGNNIFVNESEGELILSRELQRIGKKHDVQGFVVGTYAVCDKRKRYFEPQVAVSLRYVGLDNIIRCSHNYIVRNTDLEMWE from the coding sequence ATGCGCTTCAAGCAATTGATCCTGATCGCCCTTTTGGTTATGACAGCCGCAGTTGCGGTGTCGTGCGCTCCGAACAGACCCTACAACCAGCAAATGTCAAAACAGCAAGCGGACATTGTCGAGGTTACGAGTGACGCTGCAGATCGCCTTCTGGGGTCCTGCAATGTCTTTGTGGACACACAAAAACCAATCATTGTCACTAGCCTTGTTGATATCGACGATATGCAGAAATCTTCCACCCTGGGACGCATGAGCTCGGAAATCATAGCCAACAGGCTGGCCAGTCACGGCTACTCGGTTCGGGAAGTGAAGATGGGCAACAACATATTCGTGAACGAATCCGAAGGGGAACTCATTTTATCCAGGGAGCTCCAGCGTATCGGTAAAAAACACGATGTCCAGGGCTTTGTAGTCGGAACATACGCTGTATGCGATAAAAGAAAGCGGTATTTTGAACCCCAGGTTGCGGTTTCCCTTCGCTATGTCGGGCTGGATAACATTATCAGGTGCTCACATAACTATATTGTACGCAATACCGATTTGGAAATGTGGGAATAA
- a CDS encoding ATP-binding protein yields the protein MAEYEKHEIGAAEQSERLGQQLMQNQLVTEEQLQQALKRQQLSGGRLGHNLVALGYVREADLADFFKRIPPVPNTEEDTGLGLPFIVDLINKHIAFMGEFTIPMVADRVKLPISIVDKAIEVLRRDKLIEVKGASQLAKTSYKFSLTDAGRNKASELLNICRYAGPAPVTLAEYRQQIEIQTVMHIVITPEQFHNAFSHLVINDSLLKVLGPAACSGRATFLYGPPGNGKTTIAEAMGKTLPGEIYVPHALVVNGEIITVYDKSVHEPVSKTESSPGHDQRWVCVQRPTIMTGGELTMRTLDLDFNPISKFYEAPLQLKANNGLFLVDDLGRQEMNVETLLNRWIIPLARRTDLLTLHTGRKFEIPFDQVVIFATNLDPKELVDMAFLRRLRYKIKVDHPTPEEYRKIFIKICKANNVEFKEDVFEYLMDQYYQRMDVRLSSCQPRDIIDLIVDDAFYHGHHPEMTTERIDMAWDNLFVK from the coding sequence ATGGCTGAATACGAAAAGCATGAAATCGGGGCAGCGGAGCAATCCGAACGTTTGGGCCAGCAGCTGATGCAAAATCAGCTGGTCACTGAAGAACAATTGCAGCAGGCCCTGAAGCGTCAACAGCTATCCGGAGGCAGACTGGGCCACAACTTGGTGGCTCTTGGCTATGTCCGGGAAGCAGACTTGGCCGATTTCTTTAAAAGAATCCCGCCGGTTCCTAATACAGAAGAAGATACCGGCCTGGGCCTCCCATTTATTGTAGACCTGATCAACAAACACATTGCCTTTATGGGCGAATTCACTATCCCCATGGTGGCGGATCGGGTCAAATTGCCCATTTCCATTGTAGATAAAGCCATTGAGGTTTTGCGACGGGATAAGCTTATAGAAGTCAAAGGCGCGAGTCAGCTTGCCAAGACCTCATACAAGTTCAGCTTGACTGATGCCGGGCGGAACAAGGCTAGTGAACTTCTCAATATCTGCAGATATGCCGGGCCTGCCCCAGTGACCCTGGCCGAATACCGTCAGCAGATTGAAATCCAGACTGTCATGCATATTGTGATTACTCCGGAGCAGTTCCACAACGCCTTTTCCCATCTCGTTATTAACGATTCATTGCTCAAAGTCCTCGGACCGGCCGCGTGTTCCGGTCGAGCGACTTTTTTGTACGGTCCTCCAGGCAACGGCAAAACCACCATTGCCGAGGCCATGGGCAAAACCCTGCCGGGCGAGATCTATGTTCCCCACGCTTTGGTCGTAAACGGAGAGATCATTACAGTTTATGACAAATCGGTGCATGAACCCGTTTCAAAAACAGAAAGCAGCCCAGGACATGACCAGCGCTGGGTTTGTGTGCAAAGACCCACAATCATGACCGGTGGCGAACTGACCATGCGCACACTGGATCTGGATTTTAATCCCATCTCTAAATTTTATGAAGCACCGCTGCAACTCAAGGCCAACAACGGTCTTTTCCTGGTGGACGATTTGGGTCGACAGGAAATGAACGTAGAAACGCTTCTCAACAGATGGATCATTCCTCTAGCGAGGCGTACGGATTTGCTCACTTTGCATACTGGCAGAAAGTTCGAAATCCCCTTTGACCAAGTGGTCATCTTTGCCACCAATCTGGACCCCAAGGAACTCGTGGATATGGCTTTTCTGCGCAGACTGCGCTATAAAATTAAAGTCGACCATCCCACACCAGAAGAATATCGTAAAATTTTTATTAAAATATGCAAAGCAAACAATGTAGAGTTTAAAGAAGACGTTTTTGAATATTTAATGGACCAGTACTACCAGCGCATGGACGTCAGGCTTTCTTCTTGCCAACCGCGAGACATCATCGATTTGATTGTGGATGATGCTTTTTACCATGGGCATCACCCAGAAATGACTACTGAACGTATTGATATGGCTTGGGACAACCTCTTTGTAAAATAA
- a CDS encoding tetratricopeptide repeat protein has protein sequence MNVRFPYRFSLLAETLAILLLLLTASGCATLPSSSNGGWWGSKQDREVITNEDIRQKLCTPRPLSRGPGFHFDQGVAFQGQGEHRLAIREFNKVLNQEPEHIKALNAKGVCLDRLGRFEQSIASYQAALELNPKLAYIHNNLGFSYYLQGKYRKAVEAYKKAISLNGNKSVYNHNLGLAYAQMGNFDQALAQFRTGGPSEPENTTRKTSATAPAADKDEALFQARVSEQERGQSDISKHVATTTEAHTGQTQTPIRPATEPTPSGQTDLSSGQTSDALEMRMNTDAATDSVPHSPEVIAQSPHQQEQQKEVRPDFAVQAGAFTYQRHAAELYFQLQERGYDAYIKKSAANGLYLVRVGEYSGHKEAKIAARSLSRVEDVETLATKEIDPCARTTITAAAKFEAVVVNQKDTLLQQPVLAVLNGNGVRHMARQTGQYLQDQGYSIGRIGNASHFNHTRTTIYYSPEMIPEAQSLAARLPEKCKLKPAHPLAMPTPSLRIIVGLDLVAHKKHLLNPTVALNTEL, from the coding sequence ATGAACGTACGTTTTCCTTATCGATTTTCGCTGCTTGCGGAGACATTGGCCATATTGCTTCTGCTTTTGACTGCAAGCGGCTGTGCTACCCTGCCCAGCAGTAGCAATGGGGGTTGGTGGGGGTCGAAGCAGGACCGTGAGGTCATTACGAACGAGGACATCCGTCAAAAATTGTGCACTCCTCGCCCCTTGAGCCGAGGTCCGGGTTTTCATTTCGACCAGGGGGTGGCCTTTCAGGGCCAAGGCGAGCACAGACTGGCCATTAGGGAGTTCAACAAGGTCCTCAATCAGGAGCCAGAGCACATCAAGGCCTTGAACGCCAAGGGTGTCTGCCTGGACAGGCTGGGACGGTTCGAACAGTCTATAGCTTCCTACCAGGCCGCATTGGAGCTGAACCCCAAGCTGGCCTATATACACAACAACCTCGGTTTTTCCTATTATCTGCAGGGGAAATACAGAAAAGCCGTTGAGGCTTATAAAAAGGCAATATCCTTAAACGGCAACAAAAGCGTCTATAACCATAACCTGGGGCTGGCCTATGCCCAAATGGGCAATTTCGACCAGGCTTTGGCCCAATTTCGAACAGGTGGGCCTTCAGAACCTGAAAATACAACTCGCAAAACATCAGCCACTGCCCCTGCCGCTGACAAAGACGAAGCTCTTTTTCAGGCCCGTGTCTCTGAACAAGAGAGAGGGCAAAGCGATATTTCGAAGCACGTAGCGACAACAACCGAAGCTCACACCGGGCAGACCCAAACGCCAATACGTCCGGCAACAGAGCCAACACCGAGTGGCCAGACGGATCTGTCATCAGGACAGACAAGCGATGCTTTGGAGATGCGGATGAACACTGATGCCGCGACTGACTCTGTCCCGCACAGCCCGGAAGTCATCGCCCAATCACCTCACCAGCAAGAGCAGCAGAAAGAGGTCAGGCCTGATTTTGCTGTCCAGGCCGGGGCATTCACCTACCAACGGCATGCGGCTGAGCTCTATTTTCAACTTCAAGAAAGGGGCTATGACGCCTATATCAAAAAATCGGCAGCCAATGGGCTCTATCTGGTCCGAGTAGGAGAGTATTCCGGTCATAAAGAAGCCAAGATAGCAGCCCGGAGCCTCTCCCGAGTTGAAGATGTTGAGACCCTGGCCACCAAGGAGATAGACCCCTGCGCTCGGACAACAATCACTGCTGCGGCCAAGTTCGAAGCAGTAGTCGTGAACCAGAAGGACACGCTACTTCAGCAGCCGGTTCTGGCAGTCCTTAACGGCAATGGGGTCAGACACATGGCCAGACAGACTGGCCAGTACCTCCAGGACCAGGGGTATAGCATAGGCAGGATTGGCAACGCTTCGCATTTCAACCACACGCGGACCACCATATACTACAGTCCGGAAATGATCCCCGAAGCCCAGTCCCTGGCCGCGCGTCTTCCTGAAAAATGCAAGCTCAAACCAGCTCACCCCTTGGCCATGCCCACACCCAGCCTGCGGATAATCGTGGGCCTGGATCTGGTCGCCCACAAGAAACACCTGTTAAACCCGACAGTGGCTTTAAATACTGAACTGTGA
- a CDS encoding tetratricopeptide repeat protein, with protein MQRRTISPLLTILGVLLLCAGLTSCTHTRSQGLAKLDKPQSELSSQEHERLGDVLMAQEKLQLALLQYDDSLKKDPANIDAKYKRGLVLLQGGDDKEALQAFQAVVEMDPEYAKAYEGLGRVYVQMEKRDQARAQFLKALELDPELWRARAELGLIYHFQEKHEQAAAQYTQAIELKPDKGSLYNNLGATYNMLKKYDLALQAFRKALELGFQEPKVYNNVGLALAQSGRYKEALQAFRRAGSDAQAYNNLGCMYLSQDRYRKAIQSFEKAIELDPAYYQTAGENLKKARGAWEEQGG; from the coding sequence ATGCAACGCAGGACAATTTCTCCTCTTTTGACAATCCTGGGTGTGCTTCTGCTCTGTGCCGGCCTGACCTCCTGCACCCACACCCGGTCTCAGGGCCTTGCAAAATTGGATAAACCTCAGTCTGAGCTGAGTAGCCAGGAACATGAACGACTGGGCGATGTGCTCATGGCCCAGGAAAAACTGCAGTTGGCCCTGCTTCAATACGATGACTCCCTGAAAAAAGACCCGGCAAATATCGACGCCAAATACAAACGAGGGTTGGTCCTGTTGCAGGGGGGAGACGACAAGGAAGCGTTGCAGGCTTTCCAGGCGGTCGTAGAGATGGATCCAGAATACGCAAAGGCGTATGAAGGTCTGGGTCGGGTCTATGTGCAGATGGAAAAGCGGGACCAGGCCAGGGCGCAATTTCTAAAAGCTTTAGAGCTGGATCCTGAATTGTGGCGAGCCAGAGCCGAATTGGGCCTGATTTACCACTTTCAGGAGAAGCATGAACAAGCCGCAGCGCAATATACACAGGCCATTGAACTCAAGCCAGACAAAGGCTCTTTGTACAACAACCTGGGCGCAACCTATAACATGTTGAAAAAATACGACCTCGCGCTGCAAGCATTCCGAAAGGCCCTTGAACTCGGATTTCAGGAACCGAAGGTCTACAATAATGTAGGACTGGCCCTGGCTCAGTCCGGCCGGTACAAAGAGGCCCTGCAGGCTTTCCGGCGGGCCGGCTCCGATGCCCAGGCGTATAACAATCTTGGCTGCATGTACTTGAGTCAGGACCGTTATCGCAAAGCGATCCAATCGTTTGAAAAGGCTATAGAGCTGGATCCGGCCTACTACCAGACCGCGGGTGAAAATCTGAAGAAGGCCCGGGGAGCTTGGGAGGAACAAGGTGGGTAG
- a CDS encoding EAL domain-containing protein, translating into MDSTRPQTNETKPRTLQRFLLWIAALCGVLIGSGSAFLVLVYGTEIFQISPQWALTVSFAVLFLIFSEIYILTKIRLSLIDDPDKHSWPELKRIIQSSPSPVLITDSSGSALIYNKQFAELFRLSPDEDVNILTDQRTAPLNLQLPFSQANLGETSVLPETWHTLPPSDESSASKKICVQTTFVPMRNSSGLVDKILITFEDSTERKRLNELTYQEKARLRAALANSRQGVCEIDPEANAIYLDLHNVWDHAVKPSAKTKYRKSFDNLIHPDDRQGLLELGKNHTPQADGQLRSCFRFQSQSKEWRWLQFRGKTLPHYSSGYPVLIGTVEDITSEMETAKNLEKSEARYRNLFANALEGMYLIGTDDSVICVNQAFADLLGYASPKDFETSNRGKKFSRIYETPTVNKNKFNALWTKGKIMHLETQVRRKNGELIWISENTKIVKDDHKNILYLQGTIIDITERKKSEERLLHQALYDHRTNLPNRSYFVEKIEKGLKRVGQEPGFSFGLLYFDLDGFGTINDSFGYFVGDRLLLEVSHRIRTAIDETDTLARFSSDEFCVMSENRTSAQIQDLAENIRQKLEQVFFLDGQEITLTTSIGILEYNVTYTRAEDMLRDIELAMLQAKKRGKNRWVIFSSDMYQRKSERTLMEKDLRRALDREELVLNYQPIIKLDSGELNSLEALIRWKHPEHGFISPGKFIPLAEQTGLIEPIGKWVLKEACRQVKIWRESNKSLIMNVNLSSKQLEKAGLERNIYQILQDINLDPACLNLEVTESAAMSKLESNVRTLKRLKFMGIRLSIDDFGTGYSSLAHLQRFPLDELKIDRSFIISLKAGKACHRIVHAIVELALGLKLKMVAEGIETNSQLNMVKTFNCHYGQGFLFSKAMAANEIEKNWFTVGKERPFALSQAMKAANPDPQPNDSRASLKTIHKIHQA; encoded by the coding sequence TTGGACTCCACACGTCCACAAACGAACGAAACAAAACCACGCACATTGCAGCGCTTTCTGCTTTGGATTGCTGCCTTATGCGGCGTTTTAATCGGCTCAGGCAGTGCATTTCTGGTACTTGTATATGGCACGGAGATTTTTCAAATATCTCCGCAGTGGGCATTGACGGTGTCCTTTGCTGTACTTTTTCTGATTTTTAGTGAAATCTATATCCTTACCAAAATCCGCCTCTCTCTCATTGACGACCCAGACAAACACAGCTGGCCCGAACTCAAACGGATCATCCAGTCCTCCCCCTCTCCCGTCCTGATTACTGACTCGTCCGGCAGCGCCCTCATCTACAACAAACAGTTTGCGGAGCTCTTTAGGCTCAGTCCTGATGAGGACGTGAACATCCTCACGGATCAACGAACAGCTCCGTTGAACCTTCAACTCCCTTTTTCTCAGGCCAATCTTGGCGAGACCTCGGTACTGCCTGAAACGTGGCACACTTTGCCCCCATCTGACGAATCCTCGGCATCCAAAAAGATCTGCGTTCAAACCACCTTTGTCCCCATGCGCAACTCATCCGGCCTGGTGGACAAGATCCTTATTACTTTCGAAGACTCTACTGAACGAAAACGTTTAAACGAGCTTACCTACCAGGAAAAAGCTCGCCTCCGGGCCGCTCTGGCAAACTCCCGGCAAGGAGTCTGCGAGATCGATCCGGAGGCAAACGCAATATACTTGGACCTGCACAATGTTTGGGATCATGCTGTAAAACCATCCGCTAAAACTAAGTATCGAAAATCGTTTGACAATTTAATCCATCCAGATGACCGACAAGGACTGCTAGAATTAGGCAAAAACCATACTCCTCAAGCTGATGGACAGTTACGCTCATGCTTCCGTTTTCAGTCTCAAAGTAAAGAATGGCGTTGGCTCCAGTTCAGGGGCAAAACCTTACCCCACTATTCATCCGGCTACCCTGTACTTATAGGCACAGTAGAAGACATAACCAGTGAAATGGAAACCGCCAAAAATCTTGAAAAATCTGAGGCGAGATACAGAAACCTCTTTGCCAATGCCTTGGAGGGGATGTATTTGATTGGTACGGATGATTCAGTAATATGTGTCAATCAGGCTTTTGCAGATCTTTTAGGATATGCTTCGCCTAAAGACTTCGAAACGAGCAACAGAGGAAAAAAATTTTCCAGGATATATGAAACACCTACGGTGAATAAGAACAAGTTCAATGCGTTATGGACAAAAGGTAAGATTATGCATCTGGAGACCCAGGTCCGTCGCAAAAACGGAGAGCTGATTTGGATCTCAGAAAACACCAAGATTGTCAAAGATGATCACAAAAACATACTCTATTTACAAGGTACTATAATAGACATTACCGAACGCAAAAAAAGCGAAGAGCGCCTTTTGCACCAAGCCTTGTACGATCACAGGACCAATCTTCCCAACCGGTCCTATTTTGTAGAAAAAATCGAGAAAGGACTTAAAAGGGTGGGCCAAGAACCCGGTTTTTCATTTGGCCTGCTCTATTTTGATCTCGACGGGTTTGGAACAATCAACGACAGTTTCGGGTATTTTGTTGGAGACCGTTTACTCTTAGAAGTTTCCCATCGTATCCGGACTGCCATCGATGAAACTGACACCCTGGCCCGGTTCAGTTCAGATGAATTTTGTGTGATGTCCGAAAACAGAACCTCAGCTCAAATTCAGGACTTGGCGGAAAATATACGGCAAAAGCTGGAACAAGTTTTTTTTCTGGACGGCCAAGAAATCACTCTTACTACCAGTATCGGTATTCTTGAGTATAATGTGACGTACACCAGAGCTGAAGATATGCTCCGGGATATTGAATTGGCCATGCTACAAGCCAAAAAGCGTGGCAAAAATCGCTGGGTAATTTTCTCCTCAGATATGTATCAACGCAAGAGCGAACGGACGCTCATGGAAAAAGACCTGCGCCGGGCTTTGGATCGAGAAGAGTTGGTGCTCAACTATCAGCCTATTATTAAATTGGACAGTGGCGAATTAAACAGCTTAGAGGCCTTGATACGTTGGAAACACCCTGAACATGGGTTTATCTCGCCCGGGAAGTTCATACCATTGGCGGAACAAACCGGTCTTATTGAGCCCATCGGCAAGTGGGTCTTAAAAGAAGCATGTCGGCAGGTCAAAATCTGGCGTGAATCCAACAAGTCCTTGATCATGAATGTAAATCTTTCCAGCAAACAGCTGGAAAAGGCCGGTCTGGAACGAAATATTTATCAAATCCTGCAGGACATAAACCTTGATCCTGCATGCCTCAACCTGGAGGTGACAGAATCCGCGGCCATGAGCAAACTCGAATCCAATGTTCGTACTCTCAAGCGGCTAAAATTTATGGGGATTCGCTTGAGCATTGACGATTTTGGAACCGGCTACTCTTCCCTGGCCCACTTGCAACGCTTCCCCTTGGATGAACTGAAAATTGACCGCTCGTTTATTATCAGTCTCAAAGCCGGGAAAGCGTGTCATCGAATAGTACATGCTATTGTTGAACTCGCTTTAGGGCTCAAGCTTAAGATGGTGGCTGAAGGGATTGAAACCAACTCTCAACTGAACATGGTCAAAACATTCAATTGTCATTACGGCCAGGGCTTTTTGTTTTCCAAAGCAATGGCCGCAAATGAAATTGAGAAAAACTGGTTCACTGTAGGAAAGGAAAGACCTTTCGCTTTATCGCAAGCCATGAAAGCGGCAAATCCAGACCCACAGCCCAATGACAGCAGAGCCAGCCTAAAAACGATTCACAAAATCCATCAGGCATGA
- a CDS encoding PocR ligand-binding domain-containing protein: MSAQSPHAELRQRIAELEQAEAAHRETEAALRASNERFQLAMQVCQEGVWDWDIVTDVVYYSPAYATMLGYDPQELPDRVDVWEGLMHPDDKQAALRANRDCIENRCQEFTVEFRMRSKQGQWLWILGRGKAVSRDGDGRALRLVGTHTDISERKRMEEALEKRIIALTRPVSQNTSIAIDELFDVEALQRFQDEFAAATNVASLIIFPDGSPVTQPSNFTRLCNDIIRRTEKGCANCHKSGMLLGAPHPEGPIVQPCLSGGLWDAGASITLCGQHIASWLVGQVRDAGQTEEGIRAYAREIGADEQECVDAFYEVPVMSHNQFQKIAQALFTMANQLSSMAYQNVQQARFITERQDAEAEQEKLQAQLTQAKKMESVGILAGGLAHDFNNLLHAIRGNLDLLGHNKPEAHPDQQRLATIRSSIRRAERLVQQLLLFSRKADSRKQNQDINQVVQESARMLESSIPKMIEIELTLGQGLPLVYADIVQVEQVVLNLGRNAESAMPQGGRLTIETHYAELDEEFVRMHPGSKTGPHVLLIISDTGHGMDEETRARAFEPFFTTKEVGQGSGLGLASVYGIVKSHEGYIQCDSEKGQGTTFRVYWPANPDAETKPVRKNRWESPSKIEGSETVLVVDDEDVILEITVEILEMHGYTVLTARSGEEALSLYAENGHTVDLVILDLNMPGMGGAQCLQHLQQYHHPPRVLLASGYSAHGSVQEVARSAAGFIPKPYHLTELLAKIREVLDRDTQEPTGGNPL; encoded by the coding sequence ATGTCAGCACAATCTCCGCATGCCGAATTGCGCCAGCGTATTGCAGAATTGGAACAAGCAGAGGCTGCCCACCGAGAAACGGAAGCGGCATTACGGGCAAGCAATGAGCGTTTCCAATTGGCGATGCAGGTATGCCAAGAGGGCGTTTGGGACTGGGACATTGTTACCGATGTGGTGTATTATAGCCCCGCCTATGCGACGATGCTCGGGTATGATCCCCAGGAATTGCCGGACCGTGTAGATGTCTGGGAAGGATTGATGCACCCCGATGATAAACAGGCCGCACTGCGAGCAAACCGTGATTGTATAGAAAACCGCTGTCAGGAATTTACTGTGGAATTCCGGATGCGCTCTAAACAGGGGCAGTGGCTCTGGATTCTCGGTCGAGGGAAAGCTGTGAGCCGCGATGGTGATGGACGGGCGCTGCGGTTGGTGGGCACCCATACAGACATCTCAGAGCGCAAACGCATGGAAGAGGCCTTGGAAAAGCGTATCATCGCCTTGACCCGGCCTGTCTCCCAAAACACCTCCATAGCCATAGACGAATTGTTTGATGTGGAGGCCTTGCAGCGCTTCCAGGATGAATTCGCGGCCGCCACCAATGTGGCTTCGCTCATCATTTTCCCCGATGGATCTCCGGTGACCCAACCCTCAAATTTTACCCGCCTGTGCAACGATATCATTCGAAGAACAGAGAAAGGGTGCGCCAATTGTCACAAATCGGGCATGCTCTTGGGCGCCCCCCATCCCGAAGGACCAATTGTGCAGCCGTGCCTCAGCGGAGGACTCTGGGACGCCGGAGCCAGCATCACCCTCTGTGGCCAGCACATCGCCAGTTGGCTCGTGGGCCAAGTTCGTGATGCGGGCCAAACCGAAGAGGGTATACGGGCCTATGCCCGGGAAATCGGCGCTGATGAACAGGAGTGTGTTGACGCCTTCTACGAAGTCCCCGTTATGTCTCACAACCAATTTCAGAAAATAGCCCAAGCCTTGTTTACCATGGCCAATCAGCTTTCGAGCATGGCGTACCAGAATGTGCAGCAGGCCCGATTCATCACCGAACGACAGGATGCAGAAGCCGAACAGGAAAAGCTTCAAGCCCAATTAACCCAGGCCAAAAAGATGGAATCTGTGGGCATATTGGCTGGAGGCTTGGCTCATGATTTCAATAATTTGCTCCACGCCATTCGCGGGAATCTCGATCTTCTGGGCCACAATAAACCTGAAGCTCACCCGGACCAACAGCGTTTAGCCACTATCCGATCATCAATCAGGCGCGCCGAGCGACTGGTGCAGCAACTATTGCTTTTCAGCCGCAAAGCCGACAGCCGCAAACAGAATCAGGATATCAACCAAGTGGTGCAGGAGAGTGCGCGCATGTTGGAAAGTTCGATCCCCAAAATGATCGAAATCGAACTCACCCTGGGCCAGGGATTGCCGCTGGTGTATGCTGATATTGTGCAAGTGGAGCAAGTCGTGCTCAATTTGGGCCGCAACGCGGAAAGCGCCATGCCGCAGGGAGGCAGGCTAACAATCGAAACCCACTATGCTGAACTGGACGAGGAGTTTGTCCGGATGCATCCCGGATCGAAGACCGGGCCCCATGTCCTGCTCATCATTTCCGATACCGGTCATGGTATGGATGAAGAAACCCGGGCCCGCGCTTTTGAGCCTTTTTTCACCACAAAAGAGGTTGGACAGGGGTCTGGGCTCGGCCTTGCTTCCGTTTACGGGATAGTGAAATCCCATGAGGGGTATATCCAATGTGATAGCGAAAAAGGGCAGGGGACCACGTTCCGAGTCTATTGGCCGGCGAATCCCGATGCTGAGACCAAACCCGTTCGGAAGAATCGCTGGGAATCCCCTTCGAAGATAGAAGGATCGGAAACGGTATTGGTGGTCGATGACGAAGATGTAATTCTTGAAATAACAGTCGAAATTTTGGAAATGCACGGATATACAGTCTTGACGGCTCGCAGCGGAGAAGAGGCGCTGTCCTTGTATGCCGAAAATGGCCATACCGTGGATCTGGTAATCCTGGATTTGAATATGCCCGGCATGGGAGGTGCTCAATGCCTGCAGCATCTGCAGCAGTACCATCACCCTCCACGTGTGCTTTTAGCCAGCGGTTATTCGGCCCACGGATCGGTCCAGGAGGTGGCCAGAAGCGCAGCTGGATTTATCCCCAAGCCCTACCATCTCACGGAATTACTGGCCAAAATCCGGGAAGTATTGGATCGCGATACGCAAGAGCCTACTGGAGGAAATCCATTGTAA
- a CDS encoding OmpA family protein: MSAKPLIRTILLFAVSVLAFGCSQTPAPMSRPYTTQDKLQAAQHWEIIAQDVSTDISHMIKMSDLENFQNKQIQILQTDNSPFSKALESFLVTDLTHLGLQTTRDATDDYQVYWSVQRVTHKKIAFLSQAEVVQNEVIVNLTIQSGDSIVYRLSNTYYVDDLNTENYHFSNDLYYADKEVETRTVYVTNTDTPLPMADKDDVGMIFFQFDKASIQDQYTDELDEYVALLRRNPQMELLIEGHTDIIGSEKYNLDLSLQRAMAVHDYFVRHNISSERLRTKGYGFNKPIAPNFTQNRKDNPEGRANNRRVELHPQPAHMASTS; the protein is encoded by the coding sequence ATGAGTGCAAAGCCCCTGATCCGAACCATTTTGCTTTTTGCTGTATCTGTCCTTGCCTTTGGGTGCAGTCAGACTCCCGCGCCAATGTCCAGACCGTATACCACTCAGGACAAATTGCAGGCCGCACAGCACTGGGAAATCATAGCCCAGGACGTGAGCACCGACATCTCGCACATGATCAAGATGTCGGACCTCGAAAATTTTCAAAACAAGCAGATCCAAATCCTGCAGACTGACAATTCTCCTTTTTCCAAGGCATTGGAATCTTTTCTGGTTACCGATTTAACTCACCTTGGACTGCAGACGACTCGCGACGCGACAGATGACTATCAGGTCTATTGGTCCGTACAACGCGTCACTCATAAAAAGATTGCCTTTTTAAGCCAAGCCGAGGTCGTGCAGAACGAGGTCATTGTTAACCTGACCATCCAATCTGGTGATAGCATCGTGTATAGATTAAGCAACACCTATTATGTTGATGATTTAAATACTGAAAATTACCATTTTTCCAACGATCTGTACTACGCAGATAAAGAGGTGGAGACACGGACGGTCTATGTGACGAATACGGATACTCCCCTGCCTATGGCTGACAAGGACGATGTGGGGATGATCTTTTTCCAGTTCGACAAGGCTTCCATTCAAGACCAATACACCGACGAATTGGACGAGTATGTCGCGCTCCTCCGGCGCAATCCCCAGATGGAGTTGCTCATTGAAGGACATACCGATATCATCGGTTCAGAGAAGTACAATCTGGATCTTTCACTGCAAAGGGCCATGGCTGTGCACGACTATTTTGTCCGTCATAATATCTCCTCGGAGCGGCTACGGACCAAGGGATATGGCTTCAACAAGCCTATAGCCCCCAATTTTACCCAAAACCGCAAGGACAATCCTGAGGGCCGGGCCAACAACCGCAGGGTGGAGTTACATCCCCAACCCGCACACATGGCGAGCACCTCGTAA